GCAATAATGAGTTCGGTTTCCCCCCTCGCAATATCTACCCTAGGTCCGACAAAAGGTAAAACATCGGACATCACTTCCCAAAAATCTTCTCCTAATATTTTTTTCGCCTCTTCCATTGAGTGAAAGTGTTTCTTTGGCTTCATTCATCATTCCTGCTTTCAAAATATTTTTATTGTTTATTTATATGGGAAAGGAATTCATAATATGTCTTGCTTTACCATCTTGAACACGGGCTCGCTAGAATCACACCTTATCAGCCCCTTATTTCAACATAAAAAAAAAGACCCTTGAACATCATGAGCCTGTTATTTACCCATATGGATTGATTTTTTTGATTGGAATCATTCTTTTTTCTGTTTCCTTTGCTTTGGGCAAACGGATTTCTAACGTATCGTCTTGGAAAAGTGCGGTCCCTAACTTAGGTTGCACGGCTACTGTAAGCGGAATCGTCAATTTCTCTTTTTCAGAAAAGGAAATCGATAAATAGAATGAACCACATTGAATAAGAATATCGTCCACAGCGATTTCATTAGGTAGATTTATTTGAATGATCATATAACCATGAATATTATATATCTGATAATTGTTGAACTTCTTGGGGGTTGGTTTCTTTTTCATTGGGGGTTCCCAAGGGATATATTCATTCCCATCAGGAATAGTCGGTAAATATTTCGAAAGAAGGTCGTTCATGTGATGATCAAAATTTGATGGATTATTTAGATTTCCATTCATGATGGATAGAAAAGTTTTTAATGGATCAAAGTTTTGCCAATCCACATCATATCCCCTCCCTAGGCGTTACTTATACATATGAATCCGGATCATAATTGGTCACTAATAGACATTTTTCAAATGGAAATAAACACCTCGTAATCTTTTTTAATTTCCTCCTCACACTATAGAGGAAAATCATACTGGAGGGATTGGGAAATGTCTCATACATGCTTTTATTGCGGATATGAAATAGAGGAAAACAAAATACATGAAGTAACATTAATTAAATCTCAACAAGAAAGTGATGAGACACTTTGTGATGTATGTTATTCAGATTGGTTAGAAGGGATTAAGTAACATCTTATTCAATAAAGGGTCGTTTCTCCCATTTTCAAATTTACATGGGGGATCCCTTTTTTATTTTTCCTAATATGGATTCCACCTTCATTCTATTCTTCCTCTTCCATAAATCGTGATTTCCATTCGGGTTTTGGAATCACACAAGTAGTGCTTTTTCCAAAAAGATGATAGCGATGTTTAGCAACGAAATCATACATTCCATCTCTTAATGACTTTGGCAACAGAATAAATACATAACAAATAGGCCATAGATGGGATAGTTTTTTGGCGATTCTTAAGGCTGCAGTGGATTTCTCGTAAAGTTTTCCATTTTCAATGAAAATCATTGATTGGTTGCCAGTTGGATTTTGATCATATTGACTTAAGATTTTTCTTCCAATTTCAGATTGTAGTGAGGCAAAATGGATATTTCCATTTTGATCCCGCTTTAAAATAAACTGTACAGCCCTTTGACATAATAAGCACTCTCCATCAAACATCACAATCATTTTCTTCAATCCTCTCCCCCCTTTCCTTCATTCTAACAAGTACATGTAAAACGATCATGACTTTTTTCGTCCAATAAATACAAATTTTTATGTATTTATTGAAAAAAAGCCCCCATCAATGATGACGAGGACTTTATCAAGGTTAACCTTTTCGTAGAATTTTTTCACTTTCTTCATCGTTCAAATTCTTCATTTTATTGTCAATTGTTCCTTCCATTAGCGTATCACTTACTTGTTCATGAGTAGCAGCTAATCCGGAAGCTAATTCATTATCATTTGTGTAATCTTCAGGATCATAATGTCTACCAGCAAGTTGATCTGTTTGAAATGACTCTTTATTTTGTATCATTTTATCCCCCTTTCCATGATTATGAAAACGTTACTGTTTAGCAAGACGATAGAAATCATATTTTTCTATGTTCGACTAATAGCTGTCATATTCATTTTCCCAAAATTGTCCCTTCATCATTCATGCTTAATTGAATTCTTTTTTCAATAAAAAGAAGCACCCAAAACGTACAAAGTACATTTCGGATGCTTCTATATGTGAAGAGCAAGGAGCCCCTCTTGATTCATATCATAAAAATTCTCTAAAGGTTATGGACCTTCGTAAGCCGCGTTCTGTTCATTTCGTGCTACAAGCGGAATTTCCTCGCACATAAATGGAGAATCATCTATCTCACAGATTACTGTGGTGTCTGTCGGTTCAATTCCTTTCAGACACTTCCCCTACCATTGTTTGGGTTTCTCGCTCATGGGGTTTACCTCGTTCCAC
The nucleotide sequence above comes from Oikeobacillus pervagus. Encoded proteins:
- a CDS encoding thiol-disulfide oxidoreductase DCC family protein; this translates as MIVMFDGECLLCQRAVQFILKRDQNGNIHFASLQSEIGRKILSQYDQNPTGNQSMIFIENGKLYEKSTAALRIAKKLSHLWPICYVFILLPKSLRDGMYDFVAKHRYHLFGKSTTCVIPKPEWKSRFMEEEE
- a CDS encoding YozQ family protein, with product MIQNKESFQTDQLAGRHYDPEDYTNDNELASGLAATHEQVSDTLMEGTIDNKMKNLNDEESEKILRKG